The genome window CATTGCTATACTCTATTTCACCAATCCCTTAAATAACTTTATTCAGAGATCACCTCATAAATCATCAAATCAATTTTCTCTATCTCATCATCGACAAATATATTTTCTTGTTAACCTTTAAAGTTAAAAATAATGACTGAAGTACTTAAGGTTGACCCATTATATCCAGAATTGGATAAAATAAAAAAGGCTGCCAGTGTAATAAAAGCAGGCGGCACTGTAGTCTTCCCTACAGAAACTGTTTACGGATTAGGCGCAAATGCATTAGATGCAGAAGCCGTGAAAAAGATATTTGTCGCAAAAAACAGACCTATGGATAATCCTCTCATAGTCCATATATCAAATATAGATCAGCTTTACGATGTAGCTAAAGACATACCCGAAAGAATAATTAATATAGTGAAGATGGTGTGGCCGGGACCATTAACGTTTGTCTTGAAAAAAACTGATAAAATTCCTAAAGAGACTACTGGTGGATTAGATACAGTAGCAGTAAGAATGCCAGCTCATCCAGTTGCGTTGGCTTTAATAAATGAAAGCGGTGTTCCAATAGCAGCACCAAGTGCTAATTTGGCCACAAAACCTAGTCCTACTAAGGCAGAACATGTTATTGATGATTTACATGGAAAAGTAGATATAATATTAGATTCTGGAGAAACATTTTTTGGCGTAGAATCGACTGTTATAAATGTTACTGTAGACCCTCCAGTACTTTTACGGCCTGGCCCATTTAGTGTAGAAGAGCTGGAAAGGATATTTGGAAAGATCGTTATTCCGGATCAAGCTAAAGGAACAGGGGAATTTAGTGTTGCCTTAGCTCCGGGGATGAAATATAAACATTATGCTCCTACAAAAAAGTTATTAGTAGTTGAGAATAGAAGTATATTACGCGATGTTATCAAAAAATTACGAGAGAAGAATTATAGGGTAGCTTTTTTATGCTCACGTGAAGTCTGTAGTCAATTTCAAGATGAAAAGATTGAAATGATAGAGCTTGGAAGTGAAAATAACCTCTATGAGATCTCTAGAAACTTATTCGACAGCTTTAGAAAGCTGGATAAGTCTAATGCAGATATTGGAATTATTCATAGTGTTAGTGAGAGAGGAATAGGACTAGCGATAATGAATAGGACAAGAAAGGCATCTGGTTTCTCTTCAATTTATAGTATAGAGGATGTGTGGAAGTATGTTGGTAATAAGACTCAATAAGGTTACATCTACACAAGATTTCGCAGAGGCCATTAGTAATATGCTGTATGAAGATTTTTTGATAATTGCAGAGGAACAAACTAAAGCAAGAGGAAGATTAAGGAGAAGTTGGTATTCTCCTAAAGGTGGACTGTGGTTTACTTATGTTAAAAAGAACTTTAAAACGGAACAGATTCAGATATCTGGTCTTAAAGTTGCCGTTGCAGTTCTAGACGTTTTAAGAAAGTTCTTAGATGCGAAGATAAGATGGCCAAATGACATAGTGGTTAATGACAAGAAAATCGCGGGCATTTTAATTGAAGCCAACACTTATGAAGAGAACATTAACTTATCTGATCTCTTCATAGGCGTTGGTATAGATGTTACAGTTAAGGAATTCCCAGATGATGTGAAGGCTACTTCTTTGTACTTAGAACTAGGAAGGGAAGTAGAACTAAGCATAGATGAGGTGATAAGAAAAATAGACGACTATTTATACATCGATGATAAAAAGGCAGTAGATATTGTGAATCAGTTTCTTTCAATCAAAGATAGAGATGTAGTACTGAGAGGTGAAAATTGGGAAAAGAAGTGTAAAGCGTTATTTGTAGATTATATGGGAAGGCTTGTAACTGAATGTGGAATATATGAGGTTGAAGAGGTACATAGAGTAGAAACTTTATAATAAGGAAAGACCCTTAACTCTTAACTTTCCACTAACTATTTTCCCATAATTTTCAACGTCTTTTGATGAACTTACAATATTCTTCAGAAGTTGTTTAATATTACTTGTAATCATAACTTCTTTCAGTCCTTTCTTATTACCCTTTTCGTTTAGCCAACTTACATTTGCTACAAGGCTAAAATTACCAGAACTATAGTCTATGGTGTTTATCCCTTCGAGTTGGTCTACGACTATGCTGTTCTCTTCTACATCTGATTCTACGCTATTATGCCTTATGATTATATTGCTAAAATCAATTGAGGGAGGGATTGTATAAGATGGTATTATTGAATCTAATTGTCTTGATGCCGAACTAGTATTTTCAATTGCTAACTTTGTCGACCAGTAAGAATTTGTTAACGGTAATCTAAATTGTCCTTTATCTATAATTTTAACTATTTTTGAAGGATTTCCTTCATCATCAAAAGATCTGCTAAAAGGTAATGAAGGATTTAAAGGATCATCAATGATCTCTAACCCCTCATTTATTGTCTCTCTTAACTTAAATGGGGTAATTTCATTGTAAAGACTTCTTGCTGAAAATAAGTGCGATAATACTGTAGAAAATAATTCATTTAATGCTTTTTGGGTAAATACAATATCATAGTTTCCCTCAAACCTTTCCCTCTTTTTCATTATTTTTATTTTTTCCAATAGAGTTTCTTTCAATTTGTCAATATCTATCTTAGAATCTTTAAAGAGAAGAAATTCATAAACTTCTGGCGAGTCTTTACTAGCTATTGCTTGAACCAAATATACTCCTCGCTTTTCCGTAACCTCTACTCCTTCTGTATTGAATATGGAAACTTCATAATTTTTTGCAGAAGCTGAAATAGCCGTTAAATTTACATTTTCCTCTAATTCTCTTAAGTTCATTAGTAGGTCTTTCACGATATCAGAATTTACCTCATGATCACTTATCTTACTTATAGGTTGTTTAGGTGGCAATACATTAGCCTTATCTGGATCTCCAAGTTTAGCTATTTTTAACGCTTCTTCTAACGCATTTTCATCAAGTTTTTTCGTATAAATATAACCCATCCTCGACTTATCATCAATTACTCTTATTCCATAACCAATTTCCTCAACGTTTTCCGGAACGTAAAATTTCTCTTTAGATATTGTATACTCCTTTATCTTAACAGAAAAAATTTCTAGGGAAATTCCCATCATTTTTGCTCGTGAAATTAACTTATCGTACATGCCCTCCTACCTTTAAGCTTTTTATTCTAACGTGAGGACCCCCGTCACTAACATTGACTTCTTGGCCATTCTTTTCACAATATCCAGACGACATTCCGAAATCCTTTGAAATCATATCTATCATACTTAATGTAGTTAATGTATTTCCGGAAAATCCTATATTTCTTATTGGTTCTTTAATTTCCCCATTTTCTATTTTATAACCTTCTTGTATTGCAAATTGAAATGTACCATCACTATT of Sulfolobus sp. E5-1-F contains these proteins:
- a CDS encoding L-threonylcarbamoyladenylate synthase, yielding MTEVLKVDPLYPELDKIKKAASVIKAGGTVVFPTETVYGLGANALDAEAVKKIFVAKNRPMDNPLIVHISNIDQLYDVAKDIPERIINIVKMVWPGPLTFVLKKTDKIPKETTGGLDTVAVRMPAHPVALALINESGVPIAAPSANLATKPSPTKAEHVIDDLHGKVDIILDSGETFFGVESTVINVTVDPPVLLRPGPFSVEELERIFGKIVIPDQAKGTGEFSVALAPGMKYKHYAPTKKLLVVENRSILRDVIKKLREKNYRVAFLCSREVCSQFQDEKIEMIELGSENNLYEISRNLFDSFRKLDKSNADIGIIHSVSERGIGLAIMNRTRKASGFSSIYSIEDVWKYVGNKTQ
- a CDS encoding biotin--[acetyl-CoA-carboxylase] ligase, with the protein product MLVIRLNKVTSTQDFAEAISNMLYEDFLIIAEEQTKARGRLRRSWYSPKGGLWFTYVKKNFKTEQIQISGLKVAVAVLDVLRKFLDAKIRWPNDIVVNDKKIAGILIEANTYEENINLSDLFIGVGIDVTVKEFPDDVKATSLYLELGREVELSIDEVIRKIDDYLYIDDKKAVDIVNQFLSIKDRDVVLRGENWEKKCKALFVDYMGRLVTECGIYEVEEVHRVETL
- a CDS encoding TldD/PmbA family protein: MYDKLISRAKMMGISLEIFSVKIKEYTISKEKFYVPENVEEIGYGIRVIDDKSRMGYIYTKKLDENALEEALKIAKLGDPDKANVLPPKQPISKISDHEVNSDIVKDLLMNLRELEENVNLTAISASAKNYEVSIFNTEGVEVTEKRGVYLVQAIASKDSPEVYEFLLFKDSKIDIDKLKETLLEKIKIMKKRERFEGNYDIVFTQKALNELFSTVLSHLFSARSLYNEITPFKLRETINEGLEIIDDPLNPSLPFSRSFDDEGNPSKIVKIIDKGQFRLPLTNSYWSTKLAIENTSSASRQLDSIIPSYTIPPSIDFSNIIIRHNSVESDVEENSIVVDQLEGINTIDYSSGNFSLVANVSWLNEKGNKKGLKEVMITSNIKQLLKNIVSSSKDVENYGKIVSGKLRVKGLSLL